In Beutenbergia cavernae DSM 12333, the DNA window GGTCTTCATCGAGCAGATCGCCGTCACCCGCGCGCGCCCCGCTCTCCCGGTGTGGGGCGACATCGAGTGGGGCGTCATGGCCGACGCGTGGGACTCGGTCATCCAGGGCCAGCAGGAACCGGCCGCCGCGCTCACAGCAGCGGCCGAGGCCGCGAACGAGAAGCTCTCCAGCTAGTCCGTACCCCGGGCGGGCCGCCTGTTCGAGGCGGCCCGTCGCAGGACACGAGCCAGGGACGACATGTCAACCATCACCTCCGCCCGCCCCGAGACGGCGACGCCCGGCGCAACCGCAGCCCGGCGCCGTCGGCTGCGCGCCCGGCGCCTCGAACCGTTCGCGTACATCGCCCCGGCGTTCGTCGCGCTCGCGGTGATCATCGGGTACCCGGTGTTCAACGCCATCGGCACGAGCTTCCTGAACGCGAGCCTGCTGCGGCCCGGGCAGGACACGTTCGCCGGCCTGGCGAACTACTCCAACCTGTTCGCCAGCCCCACGTTCTGGACCGTCACCGCCCGCACGCTGGTGTGGGCCGGGGCGGCCCTCGTGGTGCAGGTCGGCCTCGGCCTGCTCATCGCGACCACGTTGAACAAGCGGCTCCTCGCCCGGGGCGCGATCCGGACGACGCTCATCGTCCCGTGGGTCGTACCGACCGTGCTGGTCGCGCTCATCTGGCGCTTCCTGCTCGACCCGGTCTCGGGGCCGATCAACTCCGTGCTGCGCAGCAGCGGGCTGCTGGACGACCCGCCGGTGTGGCTCGCGGACCCCACCTGGGCCCTGCCGGTGCTCGTGCTCATCAGCGCGTGGAAGTGGACGCCGTTCACCGCGGTGATCCTGCTCGCCGGGATGCAGCAGATCCCGCCGGAGCAGTACGAGGCGGCGATGGTCGACGGCGCCAGCCCCTGGCAGCGGTTCTTCCACGTCACGATCCCGAGCATCCGCACGTCGCTCGCGCTCGTCACGCTGACCACGATCTCGGGGGCGATCAACAACTTCAACGGGATCTGGATGTTCACGCGCGGCGGCCCCGTCGGCGCGACGGAGATCCTCACGACCTACGCGTACCGGACGGCGTTCATGGAGTTCGACTTCGGGAAGGCGTCGGCCATCTCGGTCGTCATCTTCGTGCTGATGATGGTCCTCGCGGTCACGTACTTCTACGTGGTCGAGGGCCGCAAGGGGGAGAAGCGGTGAGGCGCACCCGCACCCGCGCCTCGTTCGGCGCGCACCTCGTCGCCGTCGTCCTCATCCTCGGCACGGTCCTGCCGTTCCTGTGGATGCTGGTGTCGTCGTTCAAGACACCGAGCGAGCTCAACGGCGTCGACAAGCGACTCCTGCCGTCAGGGCTGTTCCTGGGCAACTACACGAAGCTGCTCGACACCAACTTCCTCACGTACTTCGGGAACTCGGTGATCGTCGCTGCGGCGACGACGATCGTCGCGCTGTTGCTGGCGATCCTCGCCGGCTACGGCTTCGCCCGGTTCACCTTCATCGGCAACCGGGGCATGCTGCTCGTCGTCGTGGCCGCCCAGATGTTCCCGGCGGTCATGCTCGCCATCCCGCTCTTCATCACCGTGAAGAACCTGGGACTGCTCGACTCGCTCGTCGGGCTCGTCGTCGTGTACGTCTCGTTCGCGCTGCCGTTCTGCATCTGGCTCATGCGCAACTACTTTCTCGCCGTCCCGGTGGAGACGGAGGAGGCGGCGCTCATCGACGGATGCACCCGGTTCCGCGCGCTGTGGCGCGTCGTGCTGCCGCCGGCGCTGCCTGGCGTCATGGCCGCCGCCGTGTTCACGATCATCCAGGTGTGGGAGGAGTTCCTGTACGCAAACACCTTCATCGACACGGACAGCAAGCGGACCCTCTCGGTGGGACTCAACTCGCTCATCGGCGAGTTCACGACCGACTGGGGTCGCCTGCTCGCCGCCGGCGTGCTCGTGATGATCCCGGTGCTGCTCATCTTCGGGTACCTGCAGCGGTACGTGACGCAGATCGCCGGAGGAGGGGTGAAGGGCTGAGATGACGGTCCAGCTCCTCCGTGGCGGTCGCCTCGCGAGCGGCGAGGTGGTCGACGTCCGTGTCGACGCCGACACCGTCACCGCCGTCGTGCCAGCCGACGGCGGCAGCGGACTCGACCGCGCCGGCGCCGCGGTGACCGACCTCACCGGGTACGTGCTGTGCGGGGCGTTCGCCGAGCCGCACACGCACCTCGACAAGGTGTTCACCGCGGACCGGGTCACCGGTCACGACGGGACGCTCCGCGGTGCGATGGAGCGGTACGCGACGGTGCTCGGCGAGGCGAGCGACGCCGACGTGCGCGCCCGCGCGCACCGGGCGCTGCGTCTCCTGGTCGGCCACGGGGCGACGGCGGTGCGCAGCCACGTCGGCTGCGGCCGGCTGCTCGGCGTCCGCGCGGTGGAGTCGCTCGTGCGCGTGCGCTCCGAGGCCGCCGACGTCGTCGACCTGCAGCTCGTCGCGCACGTCGGTCCGCCCGGTGTCGGCGAGTCCTGGCGGTCGCACCGCGCCCGACTGCACGACGCCCTCGACGCGGGGGCGGACGTCGTCGGCGGCAACCCGTCGATCGAGCCGGACCCGGTGGCGGCGATGGAGGAGTGCTTCGCCGTCGCCGTCGAACGCGGCCGACCCGTCGACTTCCACGTGGACGAGACGACCGAACCGGCGGTCCTGACCCTGCGGCACCTCGCCCGTCTCGCACGGCAGGCGGACGTGCCCGTGACGGCGAGCCACTGCGTCTCGCTCGGGCAGCAGGACCCGGCGCTGGCCGCCGACGTTGCGGCGGAGGTCGCCGAGGCAGGGGTTCAGGTCGTGGCGTTGCCGGCCACGAACCTCTACCTCCAGGGCCGTGGCGGCGGCCCCAGCACGCGCGGCCTCACGGCGA includes these proteins:
- a CDS encoding carbohydrate ABC transporter permease, with translation MSTITSARPETATPGATAARRRRLRARRLEPFAYIAPAFVALAVIIGYPVFNAIGTSFLNASLLRPGQDTFAGLANYSNLFASPTFWTVTARTLVWAGAALVVQVGLGLLIATTLNKRLLARGAIRTTLIVPWVVPTVLVALIWRFLLDPVSGPINSVLRSSGLLDDPPVWLADPTWALPVLVLISAWKWTPFTAVILLAGMQQIPPEQYEAAMVDGASPWQRFFHVTIPSIRTSLALVTLTTISGAINNFNGIWMFTRGGPVGATEILTTYAYRTAFMEFDFGKASAISVVIFVLMMVLAVTYFYVVEGRKGEKR
- a CDS encoding carbohydrate ABC transporter permease; this translates as MRRTRTRASFGAHLVAVVLILGTVLPFLWMLVSSFKTPSELNGVDKRLLPSGLFLGNYTKLLDTNFLTYFGNSVIVAAATTIVALLLAILAGYGFARFTFIGNRGMLLVVVAAQMFPAVMLAIPLFITVKNLGLLDSLVGLVVVYVSFALPFCIWLMRNYFLAVPVETEEAALIDGCTRFRALWRVVLPPALPGVMAAAVFTIIQVWEEFLYANTFIDTDSKRTLSVGLNSLIGEFTTDWGRLLAAGVLVMIPVLLIFGYLQRYVTQIAGGGVKG
- a CDS encoding amidohydrolase family protein, encoding MTVQLLRGGRLASGEVVDVRVDADTVTAVVPADGGSGLDRAGAAVTDLTGYVLCGAFAEPHTHLDKVFTADRVTGHDGTLRGAMERYATVLGEASDADVRARAHRALRLLVGHGATAVRSHVGCGRLLGVRAVESLVRVRSEAADVVDLQLVAHVGPPGVGESWRSHRARLHDALDAGADVVGGNPSIEPDPVAAMEECFAVAVERGRPVDFHVDETTEPAVLTLRHLARLARQADVPVTASHCVSLGQQDPALAADVAAEVAEAGVQVVALPATNLYLQGRGGGPSTRGLTAIDTLRAAGVRCAAGGDNVRDPFNPAGRLDPLETAALVVTAGHQAPRDAWHMVGRDARAVLGLPAAGPRVGDRADLVAVRADSLEDALALAPAERIVWRAGRVVSRIAVTRRGPVHEVGA